A region from the Vibrio sp. SS-MA-C1-2 genome encodes:
- a CDS encoding response regulator, giving the protein MVSELQPAKEILLVEDDAVFSHIITQFLVQQGYEVRHAEDGIKALQELKIKLPDIMLCDLQIPYVTGMEVVEEVSRKAPALPIIVISGTGDMNDVAKALRLGVKDFLVKPIRDLLKLQSTIEAALRSAYQHLTSDEESEEIKVLEHELHGQIEELNDHPEAARQLLTGLLPNPISYNQGWELKYFNLQSTERLPVIIDYIWLIDGRLMFYILDPNSAEENSTATSLLVRTFFNDYLRTRDTEEVELKHVVRVVEKGILQSGYARSMNGIFGLFEPDTRCLHIDSIGLGAKVSSENNTQEIIQTKIKLGDGAQQNNEQMVTLPISGGRLQLNGIMNGSFTLTLHPIKA; this is encoded by the coding sequence ATGGTTAGTGAATTACAGCCAGCAAAAGAGATTCTGTTAGTAGAAGATGATGCGGTTTTTAGTCATATTATTACGCAATTTCTTGTTCAGCAAGGCTATGAAGTTCGACATGCGGAAGATGGTATTAAGGCATTACAAGAATTAAAAATTAAATTACCTGATATCATGCTTTGTGATCTCCAAATTCCCTATGTAACCGGTATGGAAGTCGTTGAAGAGGTGAGTCGTAAGGCTCCAGCTTTACCGATTATTGTTATTTCTGGTACTGGTGATATGAATGATGTTGCCAAAGCGCTTCGTTTAGGCGTAAAAGACTTTTTGGTTAAGCCAATTCGAGACCTACTTAAATTACAGAGTACCATCGAGGCTGCGTTACGAAGTGCATATCAGCATTTAACCAGTGATGAAGAGAGTGAAGAGATTAAAGTTCTGGAACATGAGCTTCATGGGCAAATCGAAGAATTAAATGATCACCCTGAAGCGGCAAGACAACTTTTGACTGGATTACTACCAAACCCAATCTCTTATAATCAAGGTTGGGAGTTGAAATATTTTAACTTACAGTCGACTGAGCGACTTCCTGTGATTATTGACTATATTTGGTTAATTGATGGTCGTTTGATGTTCTATATCTTGGATCCTAATTCAGCAGAAGAGAACAGCACAGCAACGTCACTGTTAGTTAGAACCTTCTTTAATGATTATTTAAGAACACGAGATACCGAAGAGGTGGAGCTTAAGCATGTGGTTCGTGTTGTTGAGAAAGGGATTTTACAATCAGGCTATGCGCGTTCTATGAATGGTATTTTTGGACTTTTTGAACCAGATACCAGGTGCCTACATATAGATTCTATTGGTCTTGGCGCTAAAGTGAGTAGTGAAAATAATACTCAAGAGATCATTCAAACTAAGATCAAATTAGGTGATGGCGCACAACAGAATAATGAACAAATGGTCACACTGCCTATTTCTGGTGGTCGATTGCAACTTAACGGCATAATGAATGGGAGCTTTACGTTAACGTTACACCCAATTAAAGCGTAG
- a CDS encoding YchJ family metal-binding protein, which produces MCYCGQPQTYQQCCQPIHENPKLALRPEQLMRARYSAHLTDNVDFIINTYHPSCYASGYRQSIIDTIALKWMRLEVIDSSDIELDEQQQPLVHEAFVEFKAYYLEHEYLSCLHENSRFLFQDQQWFYIDGVYPSSEAQVKKVHRNDLCPCLSGKKFKKCCY; this is translated from the coding sequence ATGTGTTACTGTGGTCAACCTCAAACGTATCAACAATGCTGTCAGCCAATTCATGAAAATCCAAAGTTAGCCTTACGACCAGAACAGTTAATGAGAGCGCGCTATAGTGCCCACTTAACCGATAATGTTGACTTTATTATTAACACTTATCACCCCTCTTGCTATGCCAGTGGTTATCGTCAATCTATTATCGATACTATTGCGTTAAAGTGGATGCGTTTAGAGGTTATCGACAGTTCAGATATCGAGCTTGACGAACAGCAACAGCCTTTAGTTCATGAAGCTTTTGTCGAATTTAAGGCCTACTACTTAGAGCATGAGTACCTTTCTTGTCTCCATGAAAATTCTCGATTCCTTTTTCAGGATCAGCAGTGGTTTTATATTGATGGGGTTTATCCCTCTAGTGAAGCTCAAGTAAAAAAAGTTCATCGTAATGACTTATGCCCTTGCTTGAGTGGTAAAAAATTTAAGAAATGTTGTTATTAG
- the purU gene encoding formyltetrahydrofolate deformylase, with protein MEKKILLTNCPDEKGLISKITNICYKHQLNIIHNNEFVDNSSQQFYMRTELEGIFNDHTLNIDLEQALPKGSQSQLISSGRKRVVIMVTKEAHCLGDILMKAFDGSLDIEIAAVIGNYDTLTELTEKFSIPFHTVSHQELTRDQHEQQVMEIIDSYQPDYIVLAKYMRILNPGFVEHYQHKIINIHHSFLPAFIGAKPYQQAFERGVKIIGATAHFVTNNLDEGPIIRQQVIPVDHNFNAEDMAKSGKDVEKSVLSKALSLVVEDRVFVYANRTVIL; from the coding sequence ATGGAAAAGAAGATCTTACTGACGAATTGTCCTGATGAAAAAGGACTTATCTCAAAAATCACCAATATCTGTTACAAACATCAACTCAACATTATTCATAATAATGAGTTTGTCGATAACAGTAGCCAACAGTTTTATATGCGTACCGAATTAGAGGGTATTTTCAATGATCATACCCTTAATATCGATCTTGAGCAGGCACTCCCGAAGGGCAGTCAGTCACAACTGATTAGCTCAGGGCGTAAACGCGTCGTTATCATGGTCACCAAAGAGGCTCACTGTTTAGGGGATATTCTAATGAAAGCTTTTGATGGCTCATTAGATATCGAGATCGCCGCGGTGATTGGCAATTACGATACGTTAACAGAATTAACTGAGAAGTTTTCAATCCCCTTCCATACGGTTTCTCATCAAGAGCTCACCAGAGATCAACATGAGCAACAAGTAATGGAAATCATCGATAGCTACCAACCTGATTATATTGTGTTAGCAAAATATATGCGGATATTAAACCCTGGATTTGTTGAACATTACCAACATAAAATTATCAATATCCACCATAGCTTTCTCCCTGCATTTATTGGTGCAAAACCTTATCAACAAGCTTTTGAACGTGGTGTGAAAATCATTGGTGCAACCGCTCATTTTGTCACAAATAATCTTGATGAAGGACCGATTATTCGCCAGCAAGTGATTCCTGTCGATCACAATTTCAATGCTGAAGATATGGCAAAATCAGGGAAGGACGTTGAAAAATCAGTATTGAGTAAAGCACTCTCACTGGTGGTAGAAGATCGGGTGTTTGTTTACGCTAACCGAACGGTTATTCTATAA
- a CDS encoding porin — translation MKKTLLALAVPAALMAGSAVADITLYDDSDSKVSISGAAEAQYRQAAVDKDSRENAHLRVADGDLAVNFSHQVNPDLAAIATFGIAIGEDDDYKDKTGVTADEMYAGLKSSYGTLTFGRQYLVADGAGIGANYENKLAGIDFQDTASDSYIKYQYATDQFAAAIGYVVKELDDLPSGTSSSYKYYRSQSGVDMMVRGFFGGFTASAFFIDGRLADNYDNGHARGSEFQGYDFELEWENDQFKVGALYGNVDVESSETDFWELAGKYYMGKNTLGLGIAQDMFDGGGDLTSYYVNLTHQLRKNVRAYGEVTLNDADNIDFKTAYALGLEVTF, via the coding sequence ATGAAAAAAACTCTTTTAGCTTTGGCTGTACCCGCAGCACTAATGGCAGGTTCAGCAGTAGCAGATATTACATTATATGATGATAGTGATTCAAAGGTGAGTATCAGTGGCGCTGCTGAAGCTCAGTATCGTCAAGCAGCAGTCGATAAAGATTCTCGTGAAAATGCCCATCTTCGTGTTGCTGATGGTGATTTAGCGGTTAACTTCTCACATCAAGTGAATCCAGATTTAGCTGCGATTGCAACATTTGGTATCGCCATTGGTGAAGATGATGATTATAAAGATAAAACGGGTGTAACTGCAGATGAAATGTATGCGGGTTTAAAATCAAGCTATGGAACTTTAACTTTTGGTCGTCAATACTTAGTGGCTGATGGTGCCGGTATTGGTGCTAATTATGAGAATAAGTTAGCAGGTATTGATTTTCAAGATACAGCATCAGATAGTTATATCAAATATCAATATGCCACAGATCAGTTTGCAGCTGCAATTGGTTATGTTGTAAAAGAACTTGATGACCTTCCTAGTGGAACTTCAAGCTCATATAAGTATTACAGAAGCCAAAGTGGTGTAGATATGATGGTGCGAGGCTTCTTTGGTGGCTTTACTGCTTCAGCTTTCTTTATTGATGGTAGATTAGCTGATAATTATGATAACGGTCATGCAAGAGGCAGTGAATTCCAAGGTTATGATTTTGAACTTGAATGGGAAAATGATCAGTTCAAAGTTGGTGCACTGTATGGAAATGTTGATGTAGAGAGTTCAGAAACTGACTTCTGGGAATTAGCGGGTAAATACTATATGGGTAAAAATACCTTAGGTTTAGGTATTGCTCAGGATATGTTTGATGGTGGAGGTGACCTGACTTCATACTATGTCAACTTAACGCATCAGCTACGCAAAAACGTAAGAGCTTATGGTGAAGTAACACTGAATGATGCTGATAATATTGACTTTAAAACAGCCTATGCCCTTGGCTTAGAAGTCACTTTTTAA
- the dinG gene encoding ATP-dependent DNA helicase DinG: protein MLAAPIQKDIKNCYQNLKDQLDNFIPRRAQNYLVAEIAKTLSGEYDKKRRILVAEAGTGIGKSLAYLIGAIPFAMANNKKVVISTATVALQEQLLNKDLPLFYRVYQKELLFILAKGRQRYCCAHKLANLCEEDPQQMALLTEKPKKGDLDLIKRLYIALSKNKWDGDRDNWPVPIPNRIWLQMVADKHSCNPSLSMHRGCPFQKAREHLDRADVIIANHSLLLADIELGGGVILPEPEQAIYIIDEAHHLPKVARDFSAASASLKGACSWLDKVNSSSTKLAKLGDYSRADKFLNTVRETVQFLIPTLTELAKQIDPAQLNKDGVYRFPHGELPAWLEQHAVDCREMTKKAHLSYAKLHDLVMEKAKENQISNREADPILAEAGFYLQRLENLEKVWQLMAQPEKPNSAPLARWIEKSQDREDDYVVEVSPIEVGWRLDQLLWSRAAGVVMTSATLRALNSFNYFCRQVGISENDGSHYLALSSPFDYQNQAQLVIPKVKYEPQAPEFTELLTEMIPEYLEGQKASLVLFSSYWQMNQVADSIRSQCKKNKWQLLVQGEESRQELIKKHQENCKKGKTSILFGTGSFSEGLDLPGDLLTNVIITKIPFAVPTSPIEEAHAEFIESKGGNPFLQISVPDASKKLIQSAGRLLRKERDAGRVVILDRRVITKRYGKSLLDALPPFNRVIEH from the coding sequence ATGCTGGCAGCCCCTATTCAAAAAGACATTAAAAACTGTTACCAAAATCTTAAAGACCAGCTCGATAACTTTATTCCTCGCCGAGCGCAAAATTACTTGGTGGCTGAAATCGCCAAAACCTTATCGGGTGAGTACGATAAGAAAAGACGAATCTTAGTCGCAGAAGCAGGAACCGGCATTGGTAAGTCACTCGCTTATTTGATCGGTGCGATTCCTTTCGCAATGGCAAATAATAAAAAGGTTGTCATTTCGACGGCAACCGTGGCGCTCCAAGAACAGTTACTCAATAAAGACCTGCCGCTTTTTTATCGTGTTTATCAAAAAGAGTTACTTTTTATTCTCGCCAAAGGTCGTCAGCGTTACTGTTGTGCTCATAAGCTGGCTAATTTATGTGAAGAAGATCCACAACAGATGGCACTGTTAACCGAAAAGCCTAAAAAAGGGGATTTAGATTTAATTAAACGCCTTTACATTGCCCTTTCAAAGAATAAGTGGGATGGTGATAGAGACAATTGGCCAGTCCCTATTCCTAATCGTATCTGGTTACAAATGGTTGCAGACAAACACAGTTGTAATCCAAGCCTTTCAATGCATCGAGGTTGCCCTTTCCAGAAAGCCCGTGAACATCTAGATCGTGCCGATGTCATTATTGCTAACCACAGCTTATTATTGGCAGATATCGAGTTGGGTGGCGGCGTTATCTTACCCGAGCCTGAACAAGCGATTTACATTATTGATGAAGCACACCACCTTCCTAAAGTGGCTCGAGATTTTTCTGCTGCATCAGCGTCCTTAAAAGGTGCGTGTAGTTGGCTCGACAAAGTGAATAGCTCCTCCACTAAGCTGGCTAAATTAGGGGATTACAGTCGTGCCGATAAGTTTCTCAATACCGTTCGAGAAACCGTCCAATTCCTCATTCCGACGTTAACTGAGTTAGCAAAACAGATCGATCCTGCTCAACTCAATAAAGATGGGGTGTATCGCTTTCCGCATGGTGAATTACCAGCATGGTTAGAACAACATGCCGTTGATTGTCGTGAAATGACTAAAAAAGCTCACCTCTCATACGCAAAACTTCATGATCTGGTGATGGAAAAAGCCAAAGAGAATCAAATATCCAATAGAGAAGCGGATCCTATCTTGGCTGAAGCGGGCTTTTACCTGCAACGTTTAGAAAATTTAGAAAAAGTTTGGCAATTAATGGCTCAACCAGAAAAGCCAAACAGTGCACCTCTCGCTCGTTGGATAGAGAAGAGCCAAGATCGTGAAGATGATTACGTCGTCGAAGTCTCGCCTATTGAAGTTGGTTGGCGCTTAGATCAGTTATTATGGAGCCGAGCCGCTGGTGTCGTCATGACTTCTGCGACGCTACGTGCGCTTAACTCCTTTAACTATTTTTGTCGTCAGGTTGGGATCTCAGAAAATGATGGTTCTCATTACTTAGCGCTGTCATCGCCTTTTGATTATCAAAATCAAGCTCAACTCGTGATTCCAAAAGTAAAATATGAGCCACAAGCCCCTGAGTTTACTGAACTATTAACGGAGATGATCCCAGAGTACTTAGAAGGTCAAAAAGCCTCCTTAGTGCTGTTCTCATCTTATTGGCAGATGAATCAAGTTGCTGATTCAATTCGCTCTCAATGCAAAAAAAATAAGTGGCAACTGCTTGTACAGGGTGAAGAGTCTCGTCAAGAGTTAATCAAAAAGCATCAAGAAAATTGCAAAAAAGGAAAAACCAGTATTCTGTTCGGCACAGGGAGTTTTTCAGAAGGGCTAGATTTACCCGGCGATTTACTAACGAATGTCATTATTACTAAAATTCCATTTGCCGTTCCAACATCACCGATAGAAGAAGCTCATGCCGAATTTATTGAAAGTAAAGGCGGTAATCCATTTCTACAGATTAGCGTGCCAGACGCCAGTAAAAAACTGATCCAATCCGCTGGTCGTCTATTGAGAAAGGAGCGAGATGCGGGTCGAGTAGTGATATTAGATCGTCGAGTGATCACCAAACGTTATGGTAAATCATTACTTGATGCACTACCTCCTTTCAATCGCGTCATTGAGCATTAG
- a CDS encoding primosomal replication protein, protein MDFSKLLTLTEQLLEKGRAIDKQRGEQRYPLFDQQLFGCRSKKMVPCVNETQSMIKSLIQEHDSGLLNPQRAQYLGEKITQQVQALQREINTQAIRRTEPRAKTVWQRPINELYQDLAQHQDWERRLKTMIRDKQAELDNFNPLVAFDGRARKKQQQELLALEGRHRRCYEALIKLEKQIQYREQRGVN, encoded by the coding sequence ATGGATTTCTCTAAATTATTGACACTCACTGAGCAGCTATTAGAAAAAGGTCGTGCAATCGATAAACAGCGCGGAGAGCAACGTTATCCTCTGTTTGATCAACAGCTCTTTGGTTGTCGTAGTAAAAAAATGGTGCCTTGTGTTAATGAGACTCAAAGCATGATTAAATCTCTGATTCAAGAGCATGATAGTGGTTTATTAAACCCACAACGAGCACAATACTTAGGTGAAAAAATCACTCAGCAGGTGCAAGCGTTACAGCGTGAGATAAATACTCAAGCCATTCGTCGAACTGAACCCAGAGCAAAAACCGTTTGGCAGCGCCCGATAAATGAACTTTATCAAGATTTAGCTCAACACCAAGATTGGGAACGGCGCTTAAAAACCATGATTCGTGATAAACAAGCGGAATTAGACAACTTCAATCCGCTTGTGGCGTTTGATGGACGAGCAAGAAAAAAGCAACAACAAGAGCTCTTAGCGCTAGAAGGTCGGCATCGTCGCTGTTATGAAGCCTTGATTAAATTAGAAAAACAGATTCAATACCGCGAGCAACGTGGCGTGAATTAA
- the rsmS gene encoding pleiotropic regulatory protein RsmS gives MSQTLDNAPDDIKLAVDLICLLEENKVDPKTVLSALEIVKTDFERKLSLDKGTE, from the coding sequence ATGTCTCAAACCTTAGATAATGCACCGGATGATATTAAATTAGCCGTTGATCTGATCTGTTTACTAGAAGAGAACAAAGTCGATCCCAAAACCGTGTTATCAGCATTAGAGATCGTTAAAACGGATTTTGAACGAAAGCTTTCATTGGATAAAGGAACGGAATAG
- a CDS encoding MFS transporter, giving the protein MKPIAKSYYTPENLLLISAFIMSITFSVWNVLLNNFVVDAANFTGKEIGILQSLREIPGFLAFTAIYLLLFIREQMFAYIFLALMCIGVAITGWFPSTYGLYLTTIVMSIGFHYFETVNQSLTLQWIDKDKSARFMGKTLAIKGGGSLIAYATVWFLMELFNVSYQTTYMLFGVCGLALVVMLWISFPQFQQSHQQHKKLILRKQYWLYYMLTFLSGARRQIFIVFAGFMMVEKFGYSVGEISLLFIINYIFNMLFAAKIGGWISKVGEKRALTFEYIGLILVFTGYAFVENSHLAAALYVVDHLFFALAIAMKTYFQKIAQPEDIAATAGVSFTINHIAAVFIPALLGILWLHSEMLVFMIGVGFAVCSLICSRLIPHSPRQGLETTFVKVQ; this is encoded by the coding sequence ATGAAGCCCATTGCAAAATCATATTACACCCCAGAAAACCTCCTTTTAATTTCGGCGTTTATTATGTCGATAACCTTTTCTGTCTGGAATGTGTTACTCAATAATTTCGTTGTTGATGCTGCTAATTTCACAGGAAAAGAGATCGGGATCTTACAAAGTCTTAGAGAAATCCCCGGTTTTTTAGCTTTTACTGCAATCTATTTATTACTCTTCATCCGTGAGCAGATGTTTGCTTATATCTTCTTAGCGTTAATGTGTATTGGAGTTGCTATTACGGGTTGGTTCCCTTCTACTTATGGGCTCTATTTAACCACTATTGTGATGTCGATTGGCTTTCACTATTTTGAAACGGTCAACCAATCGTTAACTCTCCAGTGGATTGATAAAGATAAAAGTGCCCGCTTTATGGGGAAAACATTAGCAATCAAAGGAGGTGGCAGCCTTATTGCTTATGCGACAGTTTGGTTCTTAATGGAATTATTCAATGTCAGTTATCAAACCACCTATATGTTGTTTGGCGTCTGTGGTTTAGCATTAGTGGTGATGTTATGGATCTCTTTTCCACAATTTCAACAGAGCCACCAGCAACATAAAAAGCTTATTTTAAGAAAGCAATACTGGCTCTATTACATGTTGACCTTTTTAAGTGGTGCACGCCGACAAATTTTCATTGTCTTTGCTGGCTTTATGATGGTCGAAAAGTTTGGTTACTCTGTGGGTGAAATCAGCTTGCTGTTTATTATTAACTATATTTTTAATATGTTATTTGCAGCAAAAATTGGTGGCTGGATCAGTAAGGTCGGAGAAAAAAGAGCATTAACCTTTGAATATATTGGCTTAATTTTAGTCTTTACCGGCTATGCTTTTGTGGAAAATAGCCATTTAGCGGCAGCACTTTATGTGGTTGATCATCTCTTTTTTGCTTTAGCTATCGCGATGAAAACCTACTTCCAAAAGATTGCTCAACCCGAAGATATCGCAGCAACAGCAGGGGTCAGCTTTACTATCAACCATATTGCTGCCGTTTTTATTCCTGCATTATTAGGTATCTTATGGCTACACTCTGAAATGTTAGTCTTTATGATTGGCGTCGGTTTTGCGGTTTGTTCTCTGATCTGTTCACGATTAATTCCTCATTCACCAAGACAGGGACTAGAGACCACATTCGTCAAAGTTCAATAA